In Thermodesulfobacteriota bacterium, the following are encoded in one genomic region:
- a CDS encoding CarD family transcriptional regulator produces the protein MFCVGDKAVYPAHGVGEITAIETRDIMGRPLEVYVMRILDREMTIIIPVCKCGDVGLRQVMGQDEVDRVFQVLRQRRRVSDNQTWNRRFREYSDKIRTGSAVEIAKVLRDLYLLRAGKNLSYGEKRMLNTAMELLSQEIAVANGQKASQAEEQILLAFGDVSHLEG, from the coding sequence ATGTTCTGCGTTGGGGACAAGGCCGTCTACCCGGCCCACGGGGTAGGGGAGATCACCGCCATCGAGACCCGCGACATCATGGGCAGACCTCTAGAGGTCTACGTCATGCGGATCCTGGATCGGGAGATGACGATCATCATCCCGGTGTGCAAGTGCGGCGACGTGGGGCTGCGGCAGGTCATGGGGCAGGACGAGGTGGATCGGGTCTTCCAGGTCCTGCGGCAGCGGCGCCGCGTCAGTGACAACCAGACCTGGAACCGCCGTTTTCGGGAGTACAGCGACAAGATCCGAACCGGGTCGGCGGTGGAGATCGCCAAGGTGCTGCGCGACCTCTACCTCCTGCGGGCCGGGAAGAACCTGTCCTACGGCGAGAAGCGGATGCTCAACACGGCCATGGAGCTTCTCTCCCAGGAGATCGCGGTGGCCAACGGCCAGAAGGCGAGCCAGGCGGAGGAGCAGATCCTCCTGGCCTTTGGGGACGTCTCTCACCTGGAGGGTTGA
- a CDS encoding DUF362 domain-containing protein, which produces MNSSDVFYSDLRTTPRRNLLDKVETLLEGAGVSRRVQRGDLVAVKLHFGEKGNTSFIRPVFVRRVIDVLKALGAKPFLTDANTLYVGSRGEAVSHLETALQNGFDYTATGAPLIIADGLRGSTSVRVPVAGKHITQAVVAAEIAHADVLVGLAHFKGHELSGFGGALKNLGMGCAAREGKLAQHSTVAPKVKKKLCVVCGECVQWCAQGAISVGEAAFIDSERCVGCGECILTCPQGAIQVQWNEGPETMQEKMAEYALGVLQGKRDKSLFVNFVTQVSPACDCYGHNDAPIVGDVGIFSSADPVALDQACVDRVNARPGNEGTALTANWAPGEDKFRGVYTKIDWSAQLRHAEELGLGTRTYRIEDIGAAAR; this is translated from the coding sequence ATGAATTCTTCCGACGTCTTCTACTCCGACCTGCGCACGACGCCGCGCCGCAATCTCCTCGACAAGGTGGAGACGCTCCTCGAAGGGGCCGGCGTGTCCCGCCGCGTTCAGCGGGGCGACTTGGTGGCGGTCAAGCTCCACTTCGGCGAGAAGGGGAACACCTCGTTCATCCGCCCGGTCTTCGTGCGACGGGTCATCGACGTGCTCAAGGCCCTGGGCGCAAAACCCTTCCTCACCGATGCCAACACCCTATACGTGGGCAGCCGGGGTGAGGCGGTGAGCCACCTGGAGACCGCCCTCCAGAACGGCTTCGACTACACCGCCACCGGTGCCCCCCTCATCATCGCCGACGGCCTTCGGGGCAGCACCTCGGTGCGCGTCCCGGTGGCCGGAAAGCACATCACCCAGGCCGTGGTGGCCGCAGAGATTGCCCACGCGGATGTTCTGGTAGGACTCGCCCACTTCAAGGGCCATGAACTCTCCGGCTTCGGAGGGGCCCTCAAGAATCTCGGCATGGGGTGTGCGGCCCGCGAGGGAAAGCTGGCACAGCACTCCACCGTCGCGCCCAAGGTCAAGAAGAAGCTCTGCGTCGTCTGCGGAGAGTGCGTGCAGTGGTGCGCCCAAGGAGCGATCTCCGTGGGAGAAGCGGCCTTCATCGACAGCGAGCGGTGCGTCGGGTGCGGCGAGTGCATCCTCACGTGTCCCCAGGGGGCCATCCAGGTGCAGTGGAACGAAGGGCCCGAGACCATGCAGGAGAAGATGGCCGAGTACGCCCTCGGAGTCCTCCAGGGCAAGCGGGACAAGAGCCTCTTCGTGAACTTCGTGACCCAGGTGAGCCCGGCTTGCGACTGTTACGGCCACAACGATGCGCCCATCGTAGGCGACGTGGGGATCTTCTCCTCGGCCGACCCAGTTGCACTGGACCAGGCCTGCGTGGATCGGGTCAACGCCCGACCGGGCAACGAAGGCACCGCCCTCACGGCCAACTGGGCCCCCGGGGAAGACAAGTTTCGGGGCGTCTACACCAAGATCGACTGGTCTGCCCAGCTTCGCCACGCCGAGGAACTGGGCCTGGGCACCCGAACCTACCGGATCGAGGACATCGGCGCCGCAGCCCGCTAG
- a CDS encoding DUF3524 domain-containing protein — MTGARAGSRGSTLRVAFVEGFWGGSHRAAAEGWAARSRHQVCLLHLPARFWKWRMRGAAFAFARQLRSREEAGLPPPDLVFATNMVDLAHLRALLPRRMAAVLYFHENQASYPPPLDREVPERDLGYAFTDLASALAADRVAFNSGSQRDGFFREMGGLVRRMPDARPLWALDEVRSKSLVLPLGIRLDDFPPVPARGGAPPLVVWNHRWEWDKDPDTFFRVLGRLSGRGVPFRVAVAGEGYRRAPPVFQQARATLGERVVHWGNVSDRGAYLRLLSRGDVAVSTARHETFGISLVEAAFAGAHPLAPRALSYPEILPPELHARCLYEGEADLEARLEALVTGRTAPVAPAALRALLGDHDWGKRAREWDDLVAQVARDAGAP, encoded by the coding sequence GTGACGGGGGCCAGGGCCGGGAGCAGGGGGAGCACGCTGCGCGTCGCTTTCGTGGAGGGGTTTTGGGGAGGAAGCCACCGGGCGGCGGCGGAGGGGTGGGCGGCCCGTAGCCGCCACCAGGTCTGCCTGCTCCACCTGCCCGCGCGGTTCTGGAAATGGCGCATGCGGGGGGCCGCCTTTGCGTTCGCTCGGCAGCTGCGGAGCCGGGAGGAGGCCGGGCTGCCGCCGCCGGACCTTGTCTTTGCCACCAACATGGTGGACCTCGCCCACCTGAGGGCGCTCCTTCCCCGCCGGATGGCGGCGGTCCTCTACTTCCACGAGAACCAGGCCTCCTATCCTCCCCCCCTGGACCGGGAGGTCCCGGAGCGGGACCTGGGGTATGCGTTCACCGACCTCGCCAGCGCCCTGGCCGCCGATCGGGTGGCCTTCAACTCGGGCTCCCAGCGCGACGGCTTCTTCCGGGAGATGGGGGGCCTCGTCCGCCGCATGCCCGATGCCCGGCCCCTGTGGGCGCTCGACGAGGTGCGGTCCAAGTCCCTGGTGCTGCCGCTCGGGATTCGCCTCGACGACTTCCCCCCGGTGCCGGCTCGAGGGGGGGCGCCGCCCCTGGTGGTGTGGAATCACCGCTGGGAGTGGGACAAGGACCCGGACACGTTCTTCCGGGTGCTGGGGCGCCTGTCGGGCCGGGGCGTCCCGTTTCGGGTGGCGGTGGCGGGAGAGGGGTACCGCCGTGCCCCGCCGGTCTTCCAGCAGGCCCGCGCCACGCTGGGGGAGCGCGTCGTCCACTGGGGAAACGTCTCGGACCGGGGCGCCTATCTGCGCCTGCTCAGCCGAGGGGACGTGGCGGTGAGCACAGCCCGGCACGAGACCTTCGGCATCAGCCTGGTGGAGGCCGCCTTTGCCGGGGCCCATCCCCTGGCGCCCCGGGCCTTGAGCTACCCGGAGATCCTCCCGCCGGAGCTCCACGCAAGGTGCCTCTACGAGGGGGAGGCGGACCTGGAGGCCCGCCTGGAGGCGCTCGTCACCGGCCGGACGGCGCCCGTGGCGCCCGCCGCGCTTCGGGCTCTCCTGGGGGACCACGACTGGGGGAAGCGGGCCCGGGAGTGGGACGACCTCGTCGCCCAGGTCGCCCGAGACGCCGGTGCCCCCTGA